From one Mycolicibacterium sp. HK-90 genomic stretch:
- the dcd gene encoding dCTP deaminase, whose amino-acid sequence MLLSDRDIRAEIAANRLAIEPFDDALVQPSSVDVRLDTLFRVFNNTRYTHIDPAKQQDELTSLVEPAEGEPFVLHPGEFVLGSTLEVCTLPDDLAGRLEGKSSLGRLGLLTHSTAGFIDPGFSGHITLELSNVANLPITLWPGMKIGQLCLLRLTSPAEHPYGSDKVGSKYQGQRGPTPSRSHLNFIKS is encoded by the coding sequence GTGCTGCTCTCCGATCGAGACATCCGGGCCGAGATCGCCGCGAATCGCCTGGCCATCGAGCCGTTCGACGATGCCCTGGTGCAGCCGTCGAGCGTCGATGTCCGCCTGGACACCCTGTTCCGGGTGTTCAACAACACCCGCTACACCCACATCGACCCGGCCAAACAGCAGGATGAGCTGACCTCGCTGGTCGAGCCCGCGGAGGGTGAGCCGTTCGTGTTGCACCCCGGTGAGTTCGTGCTGGGCTCCACGCTGGAGGTGTGCACGCTGCCCGACGATCTGGCCGGGCGGCTGGAAGGCAAGTCGTCGCTGGGCCGGCTCGGCTTGTTGACGCACTCGACGGCCGGGTTCATCGACCCGGGCTTCTCCGGGCACATCACGCTTGAGCTCTCCAACGTGGCCAATCTGCCGATCACGTTGTGGCCGGGCATGAAGATCGGCCAGCTCTGCCTGCTGCGGCTGACCAGCCCGGCCGAGCATCCGTACGGCAGCGACAAGGTCGGCTCGAAATACCAGGGTCAGCGGGGTCCGACGCCGTCGCGCTCGCATTTGAACTTCATCAAGTCCTAG
- a CDS encoding ammonium transporter, giving the protein MQEIDPAATAWLLASTALVLLMTPGLAIFYGGMVRTSGVLNMIMMSFISIPLVTVAWLLVGYTLAFSDDAGGGLIGGLQHFGMLGITPSTAHGSVPELLFATFQLTFAIITAALVSGAIADRAKFAAWMLFVPLWAVAVYAVVAHWVWGPGGWLAGLGVLDYAGGLVVEIVSGSSALALALVLGPRIGFKQDAMRPHNLPFVLLGVGLLWFGWFGFNAGSALAANGTAAAIFLNTLVAGCLGMLGWLTVEQVRDGKPTTFGAASGVVAGLVAITPSCGTVNTLGAVVVGLAAGVVCSFAIGLKFRFGYDDSLDVVGVHFVGGVVGVLLIGFLATEVMTAGPQGLFYGGGLTQLGKQLLGAVVVAAYAFTMSYVIAKAIDRFMGFRVSAEDETTGVDFTQHAESAYAEGVHGHLPQRRPGLFGGTLGQLGTLDQRPDPAEEDSAG; this is encoded by the coding sequence GTGCAAGAGATCGATCCGGCCGCCACCGCGTGGCTGCTCGCCAGCACCGCGCTGGTCCTGTTGATGACCCCTGGCCTCGCCATCTTCTACGGCGGCATGGTCCGCACCAGTGGCGTGCTCAACATGATCATGATGAGCTTCATCTCGATCCCACTGGTCACCGTGGCCTGGCTGCTGGTCGGCTACACCCTGGCCTTCTCCGATGACGCCGGGGGCGGTCTGATCGGCGGCCTGCAGCACTTCGGCATGCTCGGCATCACCCCGAGCACCGCTCACGGCTCGGTACCCGAGTTGCTGTTCGCCACGTTCCAACTGACCTTCGCGATCATCACTGCCGCCCTGGTCAGCGGGGCCATCGCGGACCGGGCCAAGTTCGCCGCCTGGATGCTGTTCGTCCCGCTCTGGGCGGTCGCGGTCTACGCCGTCGTCGCGCACTGGGTCTGGGGTCCGGGCGGCTGGCTGGCGGGCCTCGGCGTCCTCGATTACGCAGGCGGCCTCGTCGTCGAGATCGTCTCCGGCTCCTCCGCGCTGGCGCTGGCCCTGGTACTCGGCCCTCGCATCGGCTTCAAACAGGACGCCATGCGCCCGCACAACCTGCCCTTCGTGCTGCTCGGCGTCGGCCTGCTGTGGTTCGGCTGGTTCGGCTTCAACGCGGGCTCGGCGCTGGCCGCCAACGGCACCGCCGCCGCGATCTTCCTCAACACCCTGGTCGCCGGCTGCCTCGGCATGCTCGGCTGGCTCACCGTCGAGCAGGTCCGCGACGGCAAGCCCACCACGTTCGGCGCGGCCTCCGGCGTGGTGGCCGGCCTGGTGGCGATCACCCCGTCGTGCGGCACGGTCAACACCCTCGGCGCGGTGGTGGTGGGTTTGGCCGCCGGTGTGGTGTGCTCCTTTGCAATCGGCCTGAAGTTCCGGTTCGGATATGACGACTCGCTGGACGTGGTCGGCGTGCACTTCGTCGGCGGCGTGGTCGGCGTGCTGCTGATCGGATTCCTGGCCACCGAGGTGATGACCGCGGGTCCGCAGGGCCTCTTCTACGGCGGCGGGCTCACCCAGCTGGGCAAGCAGCTGCTGGGCGCGGTCGTGGTGGCCGCCTACGCGTTCACGATGTCTTACGTCATCGCCAAGGCGATCGACCGCTTCATGGGATTCCGGGTCAGCGCCGAGGACGAGACCACCGGCGTCGACTTCACCCAGCACGCCGAATCCGCCTACGCCGAAGGTGTGCACGGGCATCTGCCGCAGCGCCGGCCCGGCCTGTTCGGCGGCACGCTGGGGCAGTTGGGCACCCTGGATCAGCGCCCCGATCCGGCCGAGGAGGACTCCGCGGGATGA